The following are encoded in a window of Streptomyces sp. Go-475 genomic DNA:
- a CDS encoding SPFH domain-containing protein, whose protein sequence is MEPVIIVLIILVVLVFIALIKTIQVIPQASAAIVERFGRYTRTLNAGLNIVVPFIDTIRNRIDLREQVVPFPPQPVITQDNLVVNIDTVIYYQVTDARAATYEVASYIQAIEQLTVTTLRNIIGGMDLERTLTSREEINAALRGVLDEATGKWGIRVNRVELKAIEPPTSIQDSMEKQMRADRDKRAAILQAEGVRQSEILRAEGEKQSQILRAEGEAKAAALRAEGEAQAVRTVFEAIHAGDPDQKLLSYQYLQMLPKIAEGDANKLWIVPSEIGDALKGLSGAMGNFGGIGGGSGGNGGASGAQVPAQERREKPSID, encoded by the coding sequence ATGGAACCGGTCATCATCGTCCTGATCATTCTGGTGGTGTTGGTCTTCATCGCCCTGATCAAGACGATCCAAGTCATCCCACAGGCCAGCGCGGCCATCGTGGAGCGGTTCGGCCGCTACACGCGGACCCTGAACGCGGGCCTCAACATCGTCGTCCCGTTCATCGACACCATCCGCAACCGCATCGACCTGCGCGAACAGGTCGTCCCGTTCCCGCCGCAGCCGGTGATCACCCAGGACAACCTGGTCGTCAACATCGACACCGTCATCTACTACCAGGTGACCGACGCCCGGGCCGCCACCTACGAAGTCGCCAGCTACATCCAGGCGATCGAGCAGCTCACCGTCACCACGCTCCGCAACATCATCGGCGGCATGGACCTGGAGCGGACCCTGACCTCCCGCGAGGAGATCAACGCGGCCCTGCGCGGCGTCCTCGACGAGGCCACCGGCAAGTGGGGCATCCGCGTCAACCGCGTCGAGCTGAAGGCCATCGAGCCGCCCACCTCCATCCAGGACTCGATGGAGAAGCAGATGCGCGCCGACCGCGACAAGCGCGCCGCGATCCTCCAGGCCGAAGGTGTCCGGCAGTCCGAGATCCTGCGCGCCGAGGGCGAGAAGCAGTCCCAGATCCTGCGCGCCGAAGGTGAGGCCAAGGCAGCCGCCTTGCGCGCCGAGGGCGAGGCCCAGGCCGTCCGTACGGTCTTCGAGGCCATCCACGCCGGCGACCCGGACCAGAAGCTCCTCTCGTACCAGTACCTCCAGATGCTCCCCAAGATCGCCGAGGGCGACGCCAACAAGCTCTGGATCGTCCCGAGCGAAATCGGCGACGCCCTCAAGGGCCTGTCCGGCGCCATGGGCAACTTCGGCGGCATCGGCGGAGGTTCCGGCGGCAACGGCGGCGCCTCCGGGGCCCAGGTCCCCGCCCAGGAACGTCGCGAGAAGCCGTCCATCGACTGA
- a CDS encoding ABC transporter ATP-binding protein translates to MSDVLELQDVSVVREGRALVDQVSWSVKEGERWVILGPNGAGKTTLLNLASTYLFPSSGTAAILGETLGRPGTDVFELRPRIGMAGIAMADKLPKRQTVLETVLTAAYGMTATWHEDYEEIDEQRARAFLDRLGMSEYLERKFGTLSEGERKRTLIARALMTDPELLLLDEPAAGLDLGGREDLVRRLGRLARDPIAPSMLMVTHHVEEIPPGFTHVLMIRQGKVLAAGPLELELTSRNLSLCFGLPLVVEQVGDRWTAQGLPLS, encoded by the coding sequence ATGAGCGATGTTCTGGAGCTTCAGGACGTATCCGTGGTCCGTGAGGGCCGGGCTCTGGTGGACCAGGTCTCCTGGTCGGTCAAGGAGGGCGAGCGCTGGGTCATCCTCGGCCCGAACGGCGCCGGCAAGACCACCCTCCTCAACCTCGCTTCCACCTACCTCTTCCCCAGCTCGGGCACCGCCGCCATCCTCGGCGAGACCCTCGGCAGGCCCGGCACCGACGTCTTCGAGCTGCGCCCGCGCATCGGCATGGCCGGCATCGCCATGGCCGACAAGCTCCCCAAGCGCCAGACGGTCCTGGAGACGGTCCTGACCGCCGCGTACGGCATGACCGCCACCTGGCACGAGGACTACGAGGAGATCGACGAACAGCGCGCCCGCGCCTTCCTCGACCGCCTCGGCATGAGCGAGTACCTGGAGCGCAAGTTCGGCACGCTCTCCGAGGGCGAGCGCAAGCGCACCCTCATCGCCCGTGCCCTGATGACCGACCCCGAGCTGCTGCTCCTGGACGAGCCCGCCGCCGGCCTCGACCTCGGCGGCCGCGAGGACCTCGTCCGCCGCCTCGGCCGGCTCGCCCGCGACCCCATCGCCCCCTCGATGCTCATGGTCACCCACCACGTCGAGGAGATCCCCCCGGGCTTCACCCACGTCCTCATGATCCGCCAGGGCAAGGTCCTCGCCGCGGGTCCCCTGGAGCTCGAACTCACCTCCCGCAACCTCTCCCTCTGCTTCGGCCTCCCCCTCGTCGTCGAACAGGTGGGCGACCGCTGGACCGCGCAGGGCCTCCCGCTGTCCTGA
- a CDS encoding HAD hydrolase-like protein, whose amino-acid sequence MSRSVRTRPEGSGQALSEAYDTALLDLDGVVYAGGSAIAHAVESLAAARAGGMRLAYVTNNALRTPGTVAEHLTELGIPTGADDVITSAQAVARLISEQVPQGARVLVVGGEGLRVALRERGLVPVESADDDPAAVVQGYGGPELPWGRFAEASYAVARGVPWFASNTDLTIPSGRGIAPGNGAAVEVVRIATGAEPQVAGKPLPPMHRETILRTGAERPLVVGDRLDTDIEGAFNGEVDSLLVLTGVTDGAQLLAAPPQHRPTYVDADLRGMLSGQPDVVAVGDGGFRCGGWTATAGADRLELDGDGEALDGLRALCAVAWTAAGDGGCELDGAKALARLGF is encoded by the coding sequence ATGAGCCGGAGCGTCAGGACGAGGCCCGAGGGCAGTGGGCAGGCCCTGAGCGAGGCGTACGACACGGCGCTGCTCGATCTGGACGGCGTGGTCTACGCGGGCGGGAGCGCGATCGCGCACGCGGTCGAGTCGCTGGCGGCGGCCCGGGCCGGCGGGATGCGGCTGGCGTACGTCACCAACAACGCGCTGCGCACCCCCGGCACGGTGGCCGAGCATCTGACCGAGCTGGGAATACCCACGGGCGCTGACGACGTCATCACCTCGGCGCAGGCGGTCGCGCGGCTGATCAGCGAGCAAGTGCCGCAGGGCGCCCGGGTGCTGGTGGTCGGCGGGGAGGGGCTGCGGGTGGCCCTGCGCGAGCGCGGGCTGGTGCCCGTCGAGTCGGCGGACGACGATCCGGCGGCGGTGGTGCAGGGATACGGCGGGCCCGAGCTGCCCTGGGGCCGGTTCGCCGAGGCATCCTATGCCGTCGCGCGGGGCGTGCCCTGGTTCGCGTCCAACACCGACCTGACGATTCCGAGCGGGCGCGGCATCGCCCCGGGCAACGGCGCGGCGGTGGAGGTCGTCCGGATCGCCACGGGCGCCGAGCCGCAGGTCGCGGGGAAGCCGCTGCCGCCGATGCACCGGGAGACGATCCTGCGGACGGGGGCGGAGCGGCCGCTGGTCGTCGGGGACCGGCTGGACACGGACATCGAGGGCGCGTTCAACGGAGAGGTCGACTCGCTGCTCGTCCTGACCGGCGTGACCGACGGGGCGCAGCTGCTGGCCGCGCCGCCGCAGCACCGGCCGACCTATGTGGACGCCGACCTGCGCGGGATGCTCAGCGGCCAGCCGGACGTCGTCGCCGTGGGCGACGGCGGGTTCCGGTGCGGAGGCTGGACGGCGACGGCCGGCGCGGACCGCCTGGAGCTCGACGGGGACGGCGAAGCCCTGGACGGCCTGCGCGCCTTGTGCGCGGTGGCCTGGACGGCAGCCGGCGACGGTGGGTGCGAGCTGGACGGGGCCAAGGCGCTGGCGCGGCTGGGGTTCTGA
- a CDS encoding DNA-3-methyladenine glycosylase, with translation MIATPDRTPLPREFFDRPVLDVAPDLLGRILVRTTPDGPIALRLTEVEAYDGADDPGSHAYRGRTARNEVMFGPPGHVYVYFTYGMWFCMNLVCGPEGKASAVLLRAGEIIEGAELARTRRLSARNDKELAKGPARLATALDVDRSLDGTDACTSEETPLRMLTGTPVPSDQVLNGPRTGVAGEGAVHPWRFWVANDPTVSPYRAHVPRRRRS, from the coding sequence ATGATCGCGACCCCCGACCGTACGCCCCTGCCCAGGGAGTTCTTCGACCGGCCCGTCCTCGATGTCGCGCCCGACCTGCTCGGCCGCATCCTGGTACGCACCACCCCGGACGGTCCGATCGCCCTCCGCCTGACCGAGGTCGAGGCCTACGACGGCGCCGACGACCCCGGTTCCCACGCCTATCGCGGCCGCACGGCCCGCAACGAGGTGATGTTCGGCCCGCCCGGACACGTCTACGTCTACTTCACCTACGGCATGTGGTTCTGCATGAACCTGGTGTGCGGTCCCGAGGGGAAGGCGAGCGCGGTCCTGCTCCGCGCCGGCGAGATCATCGAGGGCGCCGAGCTGGCCCGCACCCGTCGACTCTCGGCCCGCAACGACAAGGAACTGGCCAAAGGCCCGGCCCGTCTGGCCACGGCCCTGGACGTGGACCGCTCCCTGGACGGCACGGACGCCTGCACGTCGGAGGAGACGCCCCTCCGCATGCTGACCGGCACGCCCGTGCCCTCCGACCAGGTACTCAACGGCCCCCGCACCGGTGTGGCCGGCGAAGGAGCCGTGCACCCCTGGCGCTTCTGGGTCGCCAACGACCCGACAGTCAGCCCCTATCGGGCCCATGTCCCGAGGCGCCGCCGAAGTTGA
- a CDS encoding NfeD family protein: MEIDAWLWWLIGAAALGIALVITAMPELGMLAVGAIGAAAVSGVFGGGAVAQVVVFAVISTAGIAVVRPIANRHRAQRPQLATGVDALKGRQAVVLERVDASGGRIKLAGEVWSARALDTGRAYEVGQEVDVVDIEGATAIVM; the protein is encoded by the coding sequence GTGGAAATCGACGCATGGCTGTGGTGGCTGATCGGCGCGGCAGCGCTCGGCATCGCGCTCGTGATCACCGCGATGCCCGAACTCGGCATGCTCGCGGTGGGCGCCATCGGCGCCGCGGCGGTCAGCGGCGTCTTCGGCGGCGGAGCCGTCGCCCAGGTCGTCGTCTTCGCCGTCATCTCGACCGCGGGCATCGCCGTCGTACGCCCCATCGCGAACCGACATCGCGCCCAGCGACCCCAACTCGCCACCGGCGTGGACGCGTTGAAGGGCAGACAAGCCGTCGTCCTGGAACGCGTCGACGCCTCCGGCGGCCGGATCAAGCTGGCCGGAGAGGTCTGGTCGGCCCGCGCCCTCGACACCGGCCGCGCCTACGAAGTGGGCCAGGAAGTGGACGTCGTGGACATCGAGGGTGCGACCGCGATCGTCATGTGA
- a CDS encoding tetratricopeptide repeat protein, translating into MPIPEDVTGDEIDKDVRQELQSLPKTLADDVARNLVMVARLLDEDPEGAYAYSRIALRLASRVAAVREAAGFAAYANQKYGEALAEFRAAKRMTGNIDLWPVMADCERGLGRPEKALDMAGAPEVHKLDKAGQVEMRLVAAGARRDMGQLDAAIVTLQSPELASNSVQPWTARLRYAYADALLAAGRESEAREWFAKAVEADRDGSTDASDRLAELDGVEFVDALAEDENESASESGDVSSEEKD; encoded by the coding sequence CTGCCGATCCCCGAGGACGTCACGGGCGACGAGATCGACAAGGACGTGCGGCAGGAGCTGCAGAGCCTGCCCAAGACGCTCGCGGACGACGTCGCCAGGAACCTGGTGATGGTCGCGCGGCTCCTCGACGAGGACCCCGAGGGCGCCTACGCCTACTCCAGGATCGCGCTGCGGCTGGCGTCGCGGGTCGCCGCCGTGCGCGAGGCCGCCGGGTTCGCCGCGTACGCCAACCAGAAGTACGGCGAGGCGCTGGCCGAGTTCCGGGCCGCCAAGCGGATGACCGGGAACATCGACCTGTGGCCCGTCATGGCCGACTGCGAGCGTGGGCTCGGGCGGCCCGAGAAGGCGCTCGACATGGCCGGCGCGCCCGAGGTGCACAAGCTCGACAAGGCCGGGCAGGTCGAGATGCGGCTCGTCGCTGCCGGTGCGCGGCGGGACATGGGGCAGCTGGACGCGGCCATCGTGACGCTGCAGAGCCCGGAGCTGGCCTCCAACTCCGTGCAGCCCTGGACCGCGCGGCTGCGGTACGCGTACGCCGACGCGCTGCTGGCCGCCGGGCGGGAGAGCGAGGCGCGGGAGTGGTTCGCGAAGGCCGTCGAGGCCGACCGGGACGGCAGCACGGACGCCTCGGACCGGCTCGCCGAGCTGGACGGGGTGGAGTTCGTGGACGCCCTCGCCGAGGACGAGAACGAGAGTGCGAGTGAGAGCGGGGACGTGTCCTCGGAGGAGAAGGACTGA
- a CDS encoding chaplin, which translates to MKNLKKAAAVTMVTGGLLAAGAGMASATSAHADGQAVGSPGVASGNVVQAPVHVPVNVSGNSVNVVGILNPAFGNLAVNH; encoded by the coding sequence GTGAAGAACCTGAAGAAGGCAGCGGCCGTGACGATGGTGACCGGTGGCCTGCTGGCCGCGGGCGCGGGCATGGCCTCCGCCACCAGCGCGCACGCCGACGGCCAGGCCGTGGGCTCCCCGGGTGTCGCCTCGGGCAACGTGGTCCAGGCCCCGGTGCACGTCCCGGTCAACGTGTCCGGCAACAGCGTGAACGTCGTGGGCATCCTGAACCCCGCCTTCGGCAACCTCGCCGTCAACCACTGA
- a CDS encoding sporulation protein produces the protein MAFKKLLASLGAGGASVETVLHEVNVVPGGVVQGEVRIQGGSVNQQIEGLSVGLQAKVEVESGDQEYKQDIEFTKSRLGGAFELQANAVHAVPFGLEIPWETPITMIDGQALRGMNIGVSTELEIARAVDSSDLDPVNVHPLPAQKAILDAFIQLGFRFKNADMERGVIRGTRQKLPFYQEIEFYPPQQYRGLNQVELSFVADEHAMDVVLEMDKKPGLFSEGSDTFRSFQVGLNDYQGTDWIAYLNQWLSEVGSKRNWF, from the coding sequence ATGGCGTTCAAGAAGCTGCTCGCGAGCCTGGGGGCCGGCGGGGCTTCCGTCGAGACGGTGCTGCACGAGGTCAACGTCGTGCCGGGCGGTGTCGTCCAGGGTGAGGTGCGGATCCAGGGCGGGTCCGTGAACCAGCAGATCGAGGGGCTCTCGGTCGGGCTGCAGGCCAAGGTCGAGGTGGAGAGCGGCGACCAGGAGTACAAGCAGGACATCGAGTTCACGAAGTCGCGGCTGGGCGGGGCGTTCGAGCTGCAGGCGAACGCGGTGCACGCGGTGCCGTTCGGGCTGGAGATCCCGTGGGAGACCCCGATCACGATGATCGACGGTCAGGCGCTGCGCGGCATGAACATCGGGGTGTCCACGGAGCTGGAGATCGCGCGGGCGGTGGACTCCAGTGACCTGGACCCCGTCAATGTGCACCCGCTGCCGGCGCAGAAGGCGATCCTGGACGCGTTCATCCAGCTGGGCTTCCGGTTCAAGAACGCGGACATGGAGCGCGGGGTCATCCGGGGTACGCGGCAGAAGCTGCCGTTCTACCAGGAGATCGAGTTCTACCCGCCGCAGCAGTACCGGGGGCTGAACCAGGTCGAGCTGAGCTTCGTGGCGGACGAGCACGCCATGGACGTCGTGCTCGAGATGGACAAGAAGCCGGGGCTCTTCAGCGAGGGCAGCGACACCTTCCGGTCCTTCCAGGTGGGGCTCAACGACTACCAGGGCACGGACTGGATCGCGTACCTCAACCAGTGGCTGTCCGAGGTCGGCAGCAAGCGCAACTGGTTCTAG
- a CDS encoding iron chelate uptake ABC transporter family permease subunit encodes MLVESPPEQRAETAPAPPTRRAVRAFGLLLSVAILVLVALASIAIGAKELSLGQVWHGLFEDAGTYGDVVVAERLSRTVLGLLAGAALGLAGAVLQALTRNPLADPGLLGINAGASAAVVTAITYLGITSLSGYVWFAFFGAAAVGALVWFLGGSRGATPVRLALAGTAISAALYGYLQAVMIMDDAALGKMRFWTIGSLSAANDSTITQVLPFLLAGMVLALALARPLNAMAMGDDTAKALGADLNRTRALSMLAATVLCGAATAACGPIVFVGLMVPHVVRSFTGPDLRWILPYAAILSPVLLLGADVIGRIVARPSELQVGIVTAILGGPVFIYLVRRRRTAQL; translated from the coding sequence GTGTTGGTCGAGAGTCCCCCTGAACAGCGCGCGGAGACTGCCCCCGCGCCCCCGACCCGACGGGCGGTACGAGCCTTCGGGCTGCTCCTGTCCGTCGCGATCCTCGTGCTCGTCGCGCTGGCGAGCATCGCGATCGGAGCGAAAGAGCTGTCCCTCGGGCAGGTCTGGCACGGCTTGTTCGAGGATGCGGGGACGTACGGCGACGTCGTCGTCGCGGAGCGGCTGTCGCGGACCGTGCTCGGGCTGCTCGCCGGTGCCGCGCTCGGCCTGGCCGGGGCGGTCCTGCAGGCCCTCACCCGCAATCCGCTGGCCGATCCCGGACTGCTCGGCATCAACGCGGGCGCGTCCGCCGCGGTCGTCACGGCCATCACGTACCTCGGGATCACCTCGCTCAGCGGCTACGTCTGGTTCGCGTTCTTCGGCGCGGCCGCGGTCGGGGCGCTGGTCTGGTTCCTCGGCGGCAGCCGGGGCGCGACACCGGTACGGCTCGCCCTCGCGGGCACGGCGATCAGCGCCGCGCTCTACGGCTACCTCCAAGCCGTGATGATCATGGACGACGCGGCGCTCGGCAAGATGCGCTTCTGGACGATCGGTTCGCTGTCCGCGGCGAACGACTCGACCATCACGCAGGTCCTGCCGTTCCTGCTGGCCGGCATGGTCCTCGCGCTGGCCCTCGCCCGGCCGCTCAACGCCATGGCCATGGGCGACGACACCGCCAAGGCGCTCGGCGCCGACCTCAACCGGACGCGGGCGCTGTCCATGCTGGCCGCGACCGTGCTGTGCGGGGCCGCGACCGCAGCCTGCGGGCCGATCGTGTTCGTCGGGCTGATGGTGCCGCACGTCGTGCGCTCCTTCACCGGGCCCGACCTGCGCTGGATCCTGCCGTACGCGGCGATCCTGTCGCCCGTGCTGCTGCTCGGCGCCGATGTCATCGGCCGGATCGTGGCCCGGCCCTCGGAACTCCAGGTGGGCATCGTCACCGCGATCCTCGGCGGACCGGTGTTCATCTACCTCGTACGACGGCGGAGGACGGCGCAGCTGTGA
- a CDS encoding HNH endonuclease gives MRDTLVLNASFEPLSTVTLNRAVVLVLQDKAVVEQAHPELRMRGAAVDIPAPRVIRLCQYVRVPFRRRAPWSRRGVLVRDRHRCAYCGRRATTVDHVVPRSQGGQDTWLNTVASCAEDNHRKANRTPEEAGMPLLRQPFEPTPADAMLLALGQDDFDALPEWLAQPAA, from the coding sequence ATGCGGGACACGCTGGTACTCAACGCGAGCTTCGAGCCGTTGTCGACGGTGACGCTGAACCGAGCCGTCGTTCTGGTGCTTCAGGACAAGGCCGTCGTCGAGCAGGCCCACCCCGAACTGCGGATGCGGGGAGCCGCGGTCGACATACCGGCGCCCCGGGTGATCAGGCTCTGCCAGTACGTGCGGGTGCCGTTCCGAAGACGAGCGCCGTGGTCGAGGCGGGGTGTGCTGGTCCGTGACCGGCACCGGTGCGCGTACTGCGGGAGGCGGGCGACGACCGTGGACCACGTGGTGCCGCGGTCGCAGGGCGGGCAGGACACGTGGCTGAACACGGTGGCCTCGTGCGCCGAGGACAATCACCGCAAGGCGAACCGGACTCCGGAGGAGGCGGGGATGCCGTTGCTGCGGCAGCCGTTCGAGCCGACTCCGGCGGACGCGATGCTGCTGGCGCTGGGGCAGGACGACTTCGACGCGCTGCCGGAGTGGCTGGCCCAGCCGGCCGCCTAG
- a CDS encoding YbhB/YbcL family Raf kinase inhibitor-like protein — translation MTELKRRPLPHDFHPPVPSFTVESKDVREGATLKDAQVYAAGNTSPHLRWEGFPPETKSFAVTCYDPDAPTGSGFWHWVLFDIPASVTELPVGAGSGAFEGLPEGAIHARNDYGSKDFGGAAPPPGDGSHRYVFTVYAVDQEKLGPDADASPAFVGFNLRFHTIARAQLIGEYEVPAED, via the coding sequence GTGACCGAGCTCAAGCGGCGGCCGCTCCCCCACGACTTCCATCCGCCCGTGCCGTCGTTCACGGTCGAGAGCAAGGACGTCCGGGAAGGGGCGACGCTCAAGGACGCTCAGGTCTACGCGGCCGGCAACACCTCACCGCACCTGCGGTGGGAGGGCTTCCCGCCGGAGACCAAGAGCTTCGCCGTGACCTGCTACGACCCCGATGCCCCGACGGGCAGTGGGTTCTGGCACTGGGTGCTGTTCGACATCCCGGCTTCGGTGACCGAGCTGCCGGTGGGGGCGGGCAGCGGCGCGTTCGAGGGGCTGCCCGAGGGCGCGATCCACGCTCGTAACGACTACGGCAGCAAGGACTTCGGCGGGGCCGCGCCGCCGCCCGGGGACGGGTCGCACCGGTACGTGTTCACGGTGTACGCCGTGGACCAGGAGAAGCTGGGCCCGGACGCGGACGCCAGTCCGGCTTTCGTCGGCTTCAACCTGCGTTTCCACACCATCGCGCGGGCTCAGCTGATCGGTGAGTACGAGGTGCCCGCCGAAGACTGA
- a CDS encoding DUF1015 domain-containing protein encodes MNTAGHSAATAHRGLELTPFRGLRYDPDRVGSLAAVTSPPYDVVVRPDGLHHLESSDPHNIVRLILPQAATPSARNEQAAVTLRRWLSEGVLTTDPDPGLYVYEQRDGDGMLQRGIIGALRVSDPAEQVVLPHEDVMPHVVADRAALMRATSANLEPLLLTYRGDDSATATADLIERTADRPPLLATTTEDGFSHRLWSLTSPADVATIQRDLARHQALIADGHHRWATYRRLRAEHPSPSPWDHGLVLLVDTARYPLRVRAIHRLLHGLPVDAAVAALDGRFRVHRLDVPLPEALEALADAACAGNAFLLAGDGSFHLVDQPDPDLLARTVPADRPAAWRTLDATVLHTTLLDHVWHIPEDSPDRVAYIHDTAATVAKAERDGGTAVLMHPVREEVVRDLARQGVTMPRKSTSFGPKPASGLVLRALDL; translated from the coding sequence ATGAACACAGCAGGTCACTCGGCGGCAACGGCGCACCGAGGCCTGGAACTCACCCCGTTCCGAGGCCTTCGTTACGACCCCGACCGGGTCGGCAGCCTTGCCGCCGTCACATCTCCGCCGTACGACGTCGTGGTCCGCCCCGACGGCCTGCACCACCTCGAGTCCTCCGACCCGCACAACATCGTCCGCCTGATCCTCCCCCAGGCCGCCACGCCCAGCGCCCGCAACGAACAGGCCGCCGTCACGCTGCGCCGCTGGCTGTCCGAGGGCGTCCTGACCACCGACCCCGACCCCGGCCTGTACGTCTACGAGCAGCGCGACGGCGACGGCATGCTGCAGCGCGGCATCATCGGCGCGCTGCGCGTGTCGGACCCCGCCGAGCAGGTGGTCCTGCCGCACGAGGACGTCATGCCGCACGTCGTCGCCGACCGCGCGGCCCTCATGCGGGCCACCTCCGCGAACCTCGAACCGCTGCTGCTGACCTACCGCGGCGACGACTCGGCGACCGCCACCGCGGACCTGATCGAGCGCACCGCCGACCGGCCTCCGCTGCTCGCCACCACCACGGAGGACGGCTTCAGCCACCGCCTGTGGTCGCTCACTTCCCCCGCCGACGTGGCCACGATCCAGAGGGACCTGGCCCGCCACCAGGCACTCATCGCCGACGGCCACCACCGCTGGGCGACCTACCGCCGCCTCCGCGCGGAACACCCCTCCCCCAGCCCCTGGGACCACGGCCTGGTCCTCCTGGTCGACACGGCCCGCTACCCCCTCCGGGTCCGCGCCATCCACCGCCTGCTGCACGGCCTGCCGGTCGACGCCGCCGTGGCCGCCCTGGACGGCCGCTTCCGCGTCCACCGCCTCGACGTCCCGCTGCCCGAGGCCCTGGAGGCACTGGCGGACGCGGCCTGCGCGGGCAACGCGTTCCTGCTGGCCGGCGACGGTTCCTTCCACCTCGTCGACCAACCGGACCCGGACCTCCTGGCCCGCACGGTCCCCGCCGACCGCCCCGCCGCGTGGCGCACCCTCGACGCGACGGTGCTGCACACCACGCTCCTCGACCACGTCTGGCACATCCCCGAGGACTCCCCCGACCGCGTCGCCTACATCCACGACACGGCCGCCACGGTCGCGAAGGCGGAACGCGACGGCGGTACGGCGGTGCTGATGCACCCGGTCCGCGAGGAGGTCGTCCGCGACCTGGCCCGGCAGGGCGTGACGATGCCCCGCAAGTCCACGTCGTTCGGCCCGAAGCCGGCGTCGGGCCTGGTCCTGCGCGCACTCGACCTCTGA
- a CDS encoding iron chelate uptake ABC transporter family permease subunit, which yields MKTTNRALRTPGGLSVRLDVRAFTVVLLLLVAALVASVVLIGTGDFPIPAADVLRTLVGDGNAGQEFIVNELRLPRVLVGLLVGASLGLGGALFQSISRNPLGSPDVLGLGQGAAAGALTVIVLFSGSANEVAVGALVGGLATGLAIYVLAWKRGVHGYRLVLVGIGVSAIVTAVNGYLLTKSDLVDAARAVVWMTGSLDGRDWAQVWPLLALCAVLVPLVLVNARGLRLMEMGDDVSYALGVRVERVRLLLMVAAVLLTASATAAAGPVSFVALTAPQLARRLTRSPGPNLLPSLCMGAALLVTADWASQRAFGAEQLPVGVVTGVLGGVYLLWLLVTERRAGRI from the coding sequence GTGAAGACCACCAACCGTGCTCTGCGGACCCCCGGCGGGCTCTCCGTGCGCCTGGACGTACGGGCCTTCACCGTCGTGCTCCTGCTGCTGGTCGCGGCGCTCGTGGCCAGTGTCGTGCTCATCGGCACCGGCGACTTCCCGATCCCGGCCGCCGACGTGCTCAGGACGCTCGTGGGCGACGGCAACGCGGGCCAGGAGTTCATCGTCAACGAACTGCGGCTGCCGCGGGTCCTGGTCGGGCTGCTGGTCGGCGCCTCGCTCGGACTCGGCGGCGCGCTGTTCCAGTCCATCTCCCGCAATCCGCTGGGCAGTCCGGACGTGCTCGGCCTCGGCCAGGGCGCGGCGGCCGGCGCGCTCACGGTGATCGTGCTGTTCTCCGGCAGCGCGAACGAGGTGGCCGTCGGCGCGCTCGTGGGCGGCCTGGCGACCGGGCTCGCCATCTACGTCCTCGCCTGGAAGCGGGGCGTGCACGGCTACCGGCTGGTGCTGGTCGGCATCGGCGTCTCCGCGATCGTCACCGCCGTCAACGGCTATCTGCTCACCAAGTCCGACCTGGTGGACGCGGCCCGCGCCGTCGTGTGGATGACCGGGTCCCTCGACGGCCGTGACTGGGCCCAGGTCTGGCCGCTGCTCGCGCTGTGCGCCGTGCTCGTGCCGCTCGTCCTCGTCAACGCACGCGGGCTGCGGCTGATGGAGATGGGCGACGACGTGTCGTACGCCCTCGGCGTGCGGGTGGAGCGCGTGCGGCTGCTGCTGATGGTGGCGGCCGTGCTGCTCACCGCGTCCGCGACCGCCGCCGCCGGCCCCGTCAGCTTCGTGGCGCTCACCGCGCCGCAACTGGCCCGGCGCCTGACCCGCTCGCCCGGCCCGAACCTGCTGCCGTCCCTGTGCATGGGCGCCGCGCTGCTGGTCACCGCCGACTGGGCCTCGCAGCGGGCGTTCGGCGCCGAGCAACTGCCCGTGGGCGTGGTCACCGGCGTGCTCGGCGGTGTCTACCTGCTGTGGCTGCTGGTCACCGAACGCAGGGCGGGGCGGATATGA